A genomic window from Manduca sexta isolate Smith_Timp_Sample1 chromosome 5, JHU_Msex_v1.0, whole genome shotgun sequence includes:
- the LOC115449909 gene encoding phenoloxidase-activating enzyme-like: MNIVLALCVFAVSASFASGQACTLPNNDKGTCKSLLQCDVASKIISKKPRTAQDEKFLRESACGFDGQTPKVCCPESDTLSCLTPDNKPGKCVNIKKCTHLAEIEEDPIGEDETTYLKNSVCAGPEDNSVCCGPPLPTKFGEVNTKTTCEQSAFPPDPDSDCCGLDSSFDNKILGGEATAIDQYPWLALIEYHKLAEIKLMCGGSLISAKYVLTAAHCVKGPILEKGTPKNVRLGEYNTTNNGPDCVPSDAGSQDCTEGMVLAPIEQTIPHPKYKPYSLNKQHDIALIRLRTFAPRTDFISPICLPKIDYAQSPPSAFSLYVAGWGRYIQDVEAGIYRSSKIKLHVNVPFVDNERCLGGVRKLRNGENISLWKGQLCAGGVSGKDSCKGDSGGPLMYDKERKYEAVGVVSYGAEICGQQGIPGVYTNVHEYLPWIKATIKA, encoded by the exons aaGCCTGCACATTGCCAAACAACGACAAAGGGACTTGCAAGTCCTTACTCCAGTGTGATGTTGCGTCAAAAATTATTAGCAAGAAACCCAGGACAGCCCAGGACGAGAAGTTCCTGAGGGAATCTGCTTGCGGATTTGATGGACAAACACCTAag GTGTGCTGCCCTGAGTCAGACACATTGTCATGTTTGACGCCTGACAACAAGCCAGGAAAATGTGTCAACATAAAGAAGTGTACACACCTCGCCGAGATAGAAGAGGATCCGATTGGAGAAGATGAAACGACGTACCTTAAGAATTCTGT TTGTGCTGGGCCTGAAGATAACAGCGTCTGTTGTGGACCACCATTGCCGACCAAATTCGGTGAAGTAAACACCAAGACGACTTGCGAACAATCAGCATTCCCTCCAGACCCAGACAGCGACTGCTGCGGCCTGGATTCGAGCTTCGATAATAAAATCCTTG GTGGCGAAGCGACTGCGATCGATCAGTACCCTTGGTTGGCTCTCATCGAGTACCACAAGCTGGCTGAAATAAAACTGATGTGCGGTGGATCTCTGATCAGCGCTAAATACGTGCTGACTGCTGCCCATTGTGTTAAAGGGCCTATCCTCGAAAAGGGAACACC gaagAACGTCCGTCTCGGTGAATACAACACGACTAATAACGGACCCGATTGCGTGCCGTCTGATGCCGGCAGCCAAGATTGTACCGAGGGCATGGTCCTGGCTCCGATAGAGCAGACCATCCCCCACCCGAAGTACAAGCCGTACAGCCTCAACAAGCAGCACGACATAGCACTCATCAGGCTCAGGACCTTCGCGCCTAGAACAG attttatcagtCCTATTTGCCTGCCCAAGATTGACTATGCACAGTCGCCTCCTTCAGCTTTCTCGCTCTATGTGGCCGGGTGGGGGCGATACATCCAGGACGTGGAAGCCGGAATATACCGcagtagtaaaataaagttacatGTGAACGTGCCCTTTGTCGATAATGAG cgCTGCTTAGGGGGCGTGCGGAAACTAAGAAACGGTGAAAACATATCTCTGTGGAAGGGACAGCTTTGCGCCGGTGGCGTTTCGGGTAAAGACTCTTGCAAAGGTGACTCCGGCGGTCCTCTCATGTATGATAAAGAGAGAAAATACGAAGCTGTGGGCGTCGTGAGTTACGGTGCCGAGATATGTGGGCAGCAGGGCATTCCCGGCGTGTACACTAATGTACACGAGTACCTTCCTTGGATTAAGGCTACAATAAAGGCATAA